From Bosea sp. NBC_00550, the proteins below share one genomic window:
- a CDS encoding tripartite tricarboxylate transporter substrate binding protein produces the protein MSDFIDRRSVLKGAAAAGAASLIAAPALAQANWPNRPLTMVCPWGAGGGTDATARIVAQLLEKDLGQPVNVVNRTGGSGVVGHSAIATAAPDGYNIGMLTVEIAMMHHQGLTELTPASYVPLGLMNEDPPGVQVSASGPYKDIKGLADAIKAAAPGKLKASGTGQGGIWHLALIGWLVSMGLKPDHVAWVPSNGAAPAMQDLAAGGLDIVTCSVPEGRAMIDAGKAKSLAIMASARNPQFKDVPTLNETLGVNYSIGAWRGIGAPKGLPPEIAAKLTAALKKAFDSKDYQDFMNARGFGMKFADGPGFASFMAESDKSMASAMKAAGLAKG, from the coding sequence ATGAGCGATTTTATCGACAGGCGTAGTGTGCTCAAGGGCGCCGCGGCAGCGGGCGCGGCGAGCCTGATCGCGGCGCCGGCACTGGCACAGGCCAACTGGCCGAACCGGCCGCTGACCATGGTCTGCCCCTGGGGCGCCGGCGGCGGCACCGACGCCACCGCGCGCATCGTGGCGCAGCTTCTGGAGAAGGACCTCGGCCAGCCGGTCAATGTCGTCAACCGCACCGGCGGCTCCGGCGTCGTCGGCCATTCCGCCATCGCGACGGCGGCGCCGGACGGCTACAATATCGGCATGCTGACGGTCGAGATCGCCATGATGCATCATCAGGGCCTGACCGAGCTGACGCCTGCGAGCTATGTACCGCTCGGCCTGATGAACGAGGACCCGCCGGGCGTGCAGGTTTCGGCGTCCGGCCCCTACAAGGACATCAAGGGGCTGGCGGACGCGATCAAGGCGGCGGCTCCCGGCAAGCTCAAGGCCTCCGGCACCGGTCAGGGCGGCATCTGGCATCTCGCGCTGATCGGCTGGCTCGTTTCCATGGGGCTGAAGCCGGACCATGTCGCCTGGGTGCCCTCGAACGGCGCGGCGCCGGCGATGCAGGATCTCGCGGCCGGCGGCCTCGACATCGTCACCTGCTCGGTGCCCGAGGGGCGCGCGATGATCGACGCCGGCAAGGCCAAGTCGCTGGCGATCATGGCGAGCGCGCGCAATCCGCAGTTCAAGGACGTGCCGACACTCAACGAGACGCTCGGCGTCAACTATTCGATCGGCGCCTGGCGCGGTATCGGCGCGCCGAAAGGACTGCCGCCCGAGATCGCGGCCAAGCTGACGGCGGCGCTGAAGAAGGCCTTCGACTCGAAGGACTACCAGGACTTCATGAACGCGCGCGGCTTCGGCATGAAGTTCGCGGACGGGCCGGGCTTCGCCTCCTTCATGGCCGAAAGCGACAAGTCGATGGCCTCCGCCATGAAGGCGGCAGGGCTCGCCAAGGGCTAG
- a CDS encoding enoyl-CoA hydratase-related protein, whose protein sequence is MSESVISETVAAGVVQITMNRPDRKNALDRTSYAGLIAAIAAAEADASIRAILLTGAGGCFTSGNDIKDFAAAAATGQGLTIAIDFLNAISTAKKPIVAAVEGFAVGIGTTMLLHCDLAFAGRTATFRLPFVTLGLSPEGGSSYLLPLVAGSKKAAELLMLGEPFGAEAAEDAGLVNAVIEEGTALEAGLAKAKTLAALPPESVALTKMLLKRGSAQAVAETIGTEAHHFGERLRSAEAMAAFAAFLKK, encoded by the coding sequence ATGAGCGAGAGTGTCATCAGCGAAACCGTCGCGGCCGGCGTCGTGCAGATCACGATGAACCGGCCCGACCGCAAGAATGCGCTCGACCGCACGAGCTATGCCGGGCTGATCGCCGCCATCGCCGCCGCCGAAGCCGATGCCTCGATCCGCGCGATCCTGCTGACCGGCGCTGGCGGTTGCTTCACCAGCGGCAACGACATCAAGGACTTCGCGGCCGCCGCCGCAACGGGCCAGGGCCTGACCATCGCCATCGATTTCCTGAATGCGATCTCGACTGCGAAGAAGCCGATCGTCGCCGCCGTCGAGGGCTTCGCCGTCGGCATCGGCACGACAATGCTGCTGCATTGCGACCTCGCCTTCGCCGGCCGCACCGCCACCTTCCGCCTGCCCTTCGTCACGCTCGGCCTGTCGCCCGAGGGCGGGTCGAGCTATCTCCTACCGCTCGTCGCCGGCTCGAAGAAGGCGGCCGAACTGCTGATGCTGGGCGAGCCTTTTGGCGCCGAGGCTGCTGAAGATGCCGGCCTCGTCAATGCGGTGATCGAGGAGGGCACGGCGCTGGAAGCCGGGCTCGCCAAGGCCAAGACACTGGCGGCGCTGCCGCCGGAATCGGTCGCGCTGACGAAGATGCTGCTGAAGCGCGGCTCGGCTCAGGCCGTGGCCGAGACCATCGGCACCGAGGCCCACCATTTCGGCGAGCGCCTGCGTTCGGCCGAAGCCATGGCGGCTTTCGCGGCGTTCCTGAAGAAGTAG
- a CDS encoding tripartite tricarboxylate transporter TctB family protein, with the protein MQLSDRISGSALAALGAAAFLYGSRLPPVPGQQVGPSAFPMVVGAGLVLCGGLIVFGIGRHFEEVAEADVVSHATPEELAPLPAWRNWLALLPPALLAFYALVSETLGFLPTAAIMVLAASLAFGAKPKLAVPLAIIAPFAINLIFLKLLRVPLPGGILPFPW; encoded by the coding sequence TTGCAACTATCCGACCGCATTTCCGGCTCTGCCCTCGCCGCGCTGGGGGCCGCCGCTTTCCTTTACGGTTCGCGATTGCCTCCCGTTCCCGGCCAGCAGGTCGGCCCCTCCGCCTTTCCGATGGTCGTCGGCGCGGGCCTCGTGCTCTGCGGTGGATTGATCGTCTTCGGGATCGGCCGGCATTTCGAGGAGGTCGCCGAGGCCGATGTCGTCAGCCATGCGACGCCGGAAGAGCTCGCGCCGCTGCCGGCCTGGCGCAACTGGCTGGCACTGCTGCCGCCGGCCCTGCTCGCCTTCTACGCGCTCGTCTCGGAGACGCTCGGCTTCCTGCCGACGGCCGCGATCATGGTGCTCGCCGCCAGCCTCGCCTTCGGCGCCAAACCGAAGCTCGCGGTGCCGCTGGCGATCATCGCGCCCTTCGCGATCAACCTGATCTTCCTCAAGCTGCTGCGCGTGCCCCTGCCCGGCGGCATCCTGCCCTTCCCTTGGTGA
- a CDS encoding serine protease, which yields MPAMPRMTGISVAAPRILTLNAAASPFSKDLMMPRALRPHSRKNSVAAAALALAMLAVPLAGAWAQAPGAPAQAANPQMAAAQASFEALPEAERKAIQSDLIWAGQFNGAVSGSYGPLTFRAINAFKGARGPADGVLAPADRVALARAAQAARDVAGFRVLADDKTGVQIGIPSKLLPRRDATPTGGSRWQSIDEKVTLDTSASPPGEDLAALFEKATALNPNNPGRKITYKLLRPDFFVVTGETPTGRFYRRLSAGPQGLRGFSIGYDKALAPTVDKLVIAIAASFEPFPSGAVPAAPSAVAGTASPAPGLSSLLPPAARSNERYGVALALSDRTALSAAVAIDGCRSLRVGGRTAKLRLKDDASGLVLLDLDGAGAAKLPGLRTEAPGAEEALVLVAFGDDAGKRAAVALPGQSVQAGGKPALRAPLQPGQAGTPAFDRQGRLVGVITDNPSDKVLIAGVAPQRSYALANGAAIQAMLTKAGTSLPPAAAGSDLSTGAVVERVTSAVLPVICGL from the coding sequence ATGCCTGCCATGCCCCGGATGACCGGCATCTCGGTTGCGGCGCCACGCATTCTGACGCTCAATGCAGCCGCTAGTCCGTTTTCCAAGGATCTGATGATGCCGCGCGCGCTTCGACCTCATTCGCGAAAGAACTCCGTCGCGGCCGCCGCGCTGGCGCTCGCGATGCTGGCGGTGCCGCTTGCGGGTGCATGGGCGCAGGCTCCCGGCGCGCCGGCTCAGGCTGCCAATCCGCAGATGGCGGCGGCGCAGGCGAGCTTCGAGGCGCTGCCCGAGGCCGAGCGCAAGGCGATCCAGTCCGACCTGATCTGGGCCGGGCAGTTCAACGGCGCGGTCAGCGGCTCGTATGGTCCGCTGACCTTCCGGGCGATCAACGCCTTCAAGGGCGCGCGCGGCCCGGCCGATGGCGTGCTGGCGCCGGCCGATCGAGTCGCCCTGGCGAGGGCCGCGCAGGCTGCGCGCGATGTCGCGGGCTTCCGCGTCCTGGCCGACGACAAGACCGGCGTGCAGATCGGCATTCCCTCCAAGCTCCTGCCAAGGCGCGACGCGACGCCCACGGGCGGCAGCCGCTGGCAGAGCATCGACGAGAAGGTCACGCTTGACACCTCCGCCTCGCCGCCGGGCGAGGATCTCGCCGCGCTGTTCGAGAAGGCGACCGCGCTCAACCCGAACAATCCCGGCCGCAAGATCACCTACAAGCTGCTGCGCCCCGACTTTTTCGTGGTGACGGGCGAGACCCCGACCGGGCGGTTCTATCGCCGCCTCTCGGCCGGGCCGCAGGGCTTGCGCGGCTTCTCGATCGGCTACGACAAGGCGCTGGCGCCGACCGTCGACAAGCTCGTCATCGCCATCGCAGCGAGCTTCGAGCCGTTTCCGAGCGGTGCGGTCCCGGCCGCGCCCTCGGCCGTCGCCGGCACGGCGAGCCCGGCGCCCGGCCTGTCGTCGCTGTTGCCACCGGCCGCGCGCAGCAACGAACGCTACGGCGTCGCGCTGGCGCTCTCGGACAGGACGGCCCTGAGCGCAGCCGTCGCCATCGACGGCTGCCGCAGCCTGCGTGTCGGCGGACGCACTGCGAAGCTGCGGCTGAAGGACGATGCGAGCGGGCTCGTGCTGCTCGATCTCGATGGCGCCGGTGCGGCCAAGCTGCCGGGACTGCGCACCGAGGCGCCGGGCGCGGAGGAGGCGTTGGTTCTGGTCGCCTTCGGCGACGATGCTGGCAAACGGGCGGCCGTCGCCCTGCCGGGGCAGAGCGTCCAGGCGGGTGGCAAGCCGGCGCTGCGGGCGCCGCTGCAGCCCGGGCAAGCGGGCACCCCGGCCTTCGACCGTCAGGGCCGACTGGTCGGTGTCATCACGGACAATCCCTCCGACAAGGTGCTGATCGCGGGCGTCGCGCCGCAGCGCAGCTATGCGCTGGCCAACGGGGCGGCAATTCAGGCGATGCTGACCAAGGCCGGCACCTCGCTGCCGCCGGCCGCGGCCGGCTCCGACCTCAGCACCGGCGCGGTGGTGGAGCGGGTTACGAGCGCGGTCCTGCCCGTCATCTGCGGTCTGTGA
- a CDS encoding tripartite tricarboxylate transporter permease, whose product MDTVIKAFGLVFQFDVMIAIVASAFYGLTVGALPGLSATMATALLVPVTFYLSPIAAVATIITASAMAIFSGDIPGCLLRIPGTPASAAYTDEAYAMTRKGQAETALGICLWFSALGGIAGTLSLMLIAPLLAEMALSFSTYENFWLAMLGLMCSTLVARSSPIKAIAAMLLGLLITCIGIDNPGGVPRFTFGSTNLLGGIEPIPALVGVFALAEVMRALTEREPPKIENRRLGSILKGQWQLTKEYPKQQTRGNIVGIIIGVLPGAGADMAAWVSYAMSKRFSKTPEKFGTGHPEGLIEAGASNNASLASGWVPALLFGIPGDTITAIAIGVLYMKGLNPGPSLFTTQAESMYALYIIFILGNIIMIPFGIIMIRLASRVVGAPRSAVMPVIMIFCAVGAFATAGNNLFAVWCVAFFGLFGFVMEKNGYPVAAMVLGIVMGTMVEQSFVTSLIKSDGSVLPFFDRPVSSVLASMTFAALLWPVFSWTRDWLKGRRRAVAA is encoded by the coding sequence ATGGACACCGTCATCAAGGCCTTCGGCCTGGTTTTTCAATTCGACGTCATGATCGCGATCGTTGCCTCGGCCTTCTACGGGCTGACCGTCGGCGCGCTGCCCGGCCTCTCGGCCACCATGGCGACGGCGCTGCTCGTGCCGGTCACCTTCTACCTCTCGCCGATCGCGGCGGTGGCGACGATCATCACCGCATCAGCGATGGCGATCTTCTCCGGCGACATTCCGGGCTGCCTCCTGCGCATCCCTGGCACGCCGGCCTCCGCCGCCTATACCGACGAAGCCTATGCGATGACGCGCAAGGGCCAGGCCGAGACGGCACTCGGCATCTGCCTGTGGTTCTCGGCGCTGGGCGGCATCGCCGGCACGCTCTCGCTGATGCTGATTGCGCCGCTGCTCGCCGAGATGGCGCTGTCCTTCTCGACCTACGAGAACTTCTGGCTCGCCATGCTCGGCCTGATGTGCTCGACGCTGGTCGCCCGCTCCTCGCCGATCAAGGCGATCGCGGCGATGCTGCTTGGCCTGCTCATCACCTGCATCGGCATCGACAATCCCGGCGGCGTGCCACGGTTCACCTTCGGCTCGACCAACCTGCTCGGCGGCATCGAGCCTATTCCCGCGCTGGTCGGCGTCTTCGCGCTGGCCGAGGTGATGCGGGCCCTGACCGAGCGCGAGCCGCCGAAGATCGAGAACCGGCGCCTCGGCTCGATCCTCAAGGGCCAGTGGCAGCTCACCAAGGAATATCCGAAGCAGCAGACGCGCGGGAACATCGTCGGCATCATCATCGGCGTGCTGCCCGGCGCGGGCGCCGACATGGCGGCCTGGGTCAGCTATGCGATGTCGAAGCGCTTCTCGAAGACGCCGGAGAAGTTCGGCACGGGGCACCCGGAAGGGCTGATCGAGGCCGGCGCCTCCAACAACGCCTCGCTCGCCTCGGGCTGGGTGCCGGCGCTGCTCTTCGGCATCCCCGGCGACACCATCACCGCGATCGCCATCGGCGTGCTCTACATGAAGGGGTTGAACCCCGGGCCTTCGTTGTTCACCACGCAGGCCGAGAGCATGTACGCGCTCTACATCATCTTCATCCTCGGCAACATCATCATGATCCCCTTCGGCATCATCATGATCCGGCTGGCGAGCCGCGTCGTCGGGGCGCCGCGCTCGGCAGTCATGCCGGTCATCATGATCTTCTGCGCGGTCGGCGCCTTCGCGACGGCCGGCAACAACCTCTTCGCCGTCTGGTGCGTCGCCTTCTTCGGCCTCTTCGGCTTCGTGATGGAGAAGAACGGCTATCCAGTCGCCGCCATGGTGCTCGGCATCGTGATGGGCACGATGGTGGAGCAGAGCTTCGTGACGTCGCTGATCAAGTCTGATGGATCGGTGCTGCCCTTCTTCGACCGGCCGGTCTCCTCGGTGCTGGCATCGATGACCTTCGCGGCGCTGCTCTGGCCGGTGTTCTCCTGGACCCGCGATTGGCTCAAGGGACGGCGCCGGGCGGTGGCGGCCTGA